GAAATGGTGATTTATATTGGTTTACCTCCGGCTAGAGAGAGATTTGAAGAACAACGTAAAACTAAAGAGAAATTTGTTTATTGGGCAAGAAGTAATGGCTTTCTAGTTGTCTCCAAAGAAGGTAAAGCAAAAGGAGATGAGTATGAAACTAATGTTGATGTTGTAATGGCGATGGATGCTGTTGAATTAGCTCTAGAAGTTAAACCAGATATTGTTGTTTTGGTGACTGGAGATTCTGATTTTGCTTATCTAGCAGAAAAACTCAGAAAGCGTGGAATGCGGGTTGAAGTCGCTTCAGTGGAACAATCTCTAGGTAGTGAATTAAAAAATTCCGCCAATAGTGTTGTGGACTTAATCGAAGTATTTGATAAATTTAATGCCCAAAATGAAAATCAAAGTTATCACAGAATTGGCAACGCGAATGTCTTTGATTAAGAGACGCGATTAATCGCGTCTGTACAATTTGCGATTAATCGCGTCTGTACAATTATTCAGTTATCAAATTGAATTGCTAACTGTTTAGTATAGCCTACAGCAAGCCCTTTGGGTAGGGACGCTACCTGCGGAAGCCGCTCCGCGTCTACGCGAACGCAGTCGCACTCTACGAGAAGCCGCTTGCGCGTCTACATGGGGGAAACCCCCAAGACCGCGCTGTCTCACTGCTTGTAAACATACACTAATTTAACAATTCTTTCGACTGCTCAAACAAAGGAGTAATCATGACAACAATTAATGGAAAATTAATCGTCCAAGAAGCAAATCAATTAGATTCGATTAAACGAAAAACAGAAGAATTGCAAGGAAACTATCAAAATTTAGAGTTACAAATCAGTGCGATCGCTAAACAAAATAACACAAAACATTTAGAGGAAATTGACAGTGTTAAAAGGTATATCCAAAAGCTAGATAAAAAATTGACTTATCTGGAGGAAACTATCTCAAATCAAACCAAACAATTGTTATTGCTAAAGGTTTGTGGCGCTGTGGGATTAGTTGGCTTATGGTTCTGGTTTGGAATGAATAATCAACCACAATATCACAAGACTAAACCTTTTAAACACGCTGAATCTCTGGAGTTAATCAAACAAGTTTGAGACAGTTAGGCTTTTATAGCCTTAGAACCTACGGCTAAATTCATCAAATAATTCAGAAAAAAACGAGGAGATTAGATGAGAGCAGTTGTTAATGGGAAACTGGTTGATTTACCAGAAGGTACAACAGTTGAAGATTTAAAAGCCAGACTACCGGAAATTGGTAGTGATGATGTCATGGAAGAAGGTTTTAGTGGTACTCGACCAATGAAAAATAATGAAGCCCTCAAAGAAGGCTCAAAAGTATGGACTGTTCCCAAAATTGTTAAAGGTTGAGGTGAAGTATGACAATCACAATTAATCCCGATCAATTAGGAAATAAACCGAGTTCGAGAATTATTGAAGAACTCAAACTATTAGAAAAAGTTGCCAAGAATATTATTGCTGGTAGCAAAACTATTGGTGATACGAAATACACAGCAGTTTTAGTCAAAGGAATGCCTTTATCGTCCAAAAAATTCAAGGCTTCTAATACTGATGTTTTGTTTTTGTTACCACCAGAATATCCCCGACTTCCTCCGATTGGCTGCTATCTCAATTATCCTTGGGACACGGTAGGAGAAGGAGACCATCATTTTACCAGACAGAGCTACTACGGAGCGCCATTTTTAAGCGATGAAGGATGGTACTGGTATTGTGTTGGACTTGGCGGAGGATTTAATCGAGATAAATGGCTCAATAGTTGGAAACCTAGCAATCAAGCTGAAAAAGGACATAATCTCGCTACTTTGTTTGTCACAGCACGTTACGCAATCAACACTGATGATTAACAGTTAACAATTATTAGTTAACTGTTATCAGTTACGAGTTTGCAATAGTTGCAATAGTTGGGAGACTCTATCTCCAAAACCTCGTTACCAGGTTGAACCTGGTAACAAAAAATAAAGCTTGCATATTTTCGTTAAGACCATCATTTGTACTTTGCAAGCTCTAAATGACCAAGGACAAATGACTAATGACGACCAAAATTACGCTTCAGTAAGGATGAAAAGAGGATGAATAATCAGAAAAAATCACCCGAAGTTTCTCTACACATACCCCCGCAAATGTGGAGTCAGTTTCGCCAATGTATGCAAAAATATCAGAGAAGAAATGAAGAAGTCATTGGTTTCTTGTTTTGTAAACGTCATCAGGTATCAAAACACAAAATTCGATACTTCCCCAAAGCTTGGGTAGTTCCCTCTGGTGATTGCTATGAACGTCAATCTGTGAGTGGGTTAGTACTGAAACAGCCATTTCACTGGTATCTGCTTAAAACCTATCTGAGTGAAGGACTTAATGTAGTTCATATTCACACTCATGCTGGTCAAGGAATTCCCGATTTTTCCGGTGTTGATGACCGCTATGAATCTGAATATGCTAAGTTTATCTCGTCTAGCTTTCATCAAAAACCTCGCTTAATTTCCGGAGTTTTTGATGAGTCATTGCAACAATATCAATTTCGGATTTGGGACAGAAATGGGCTGTCTTTCCAGAGAATTAAGTGCTATCAATCATGGTTTGAAGTTCCAGAATCTGAAGATTTACTAAACAATGCAGACTTAATGTTTGCTCGTCAAAAAGTTTTTGGAGAAACTTGTCAAAAACAACTGAGCGAACTCACAGTTACTTTAATAGGCTGTGGGGGTATCGGTTCAATTTTTGCGGAATTGCTGGAACGTTTGGGTGTGAAAAAATGGGTGTTAATCGACCCAGACCGTTTAGAAGCAGTCAATCTCAATCGAACACCTGGGGCTACACAGAAAATGGTAGATCAGCAATGGTATAAAGTTGACTATGTGAAACATCTGATCAAAAGAATCTACTCTACAGGTTCTTGTGTAAAAGCAATACCAACCTCGGTTGCAAATGAGTCAGTTAAACAAGAAATTGCAGCTTCAGATTTAATTGTCGTTGCAACTGATAATCATCTTTCTCGACAAATCGCCCAAGAATTAGCTTTGGAATATATGCGTCCTCTGGTTTGTCTTGGAACTCACATAGATGTTAAATCAGACAATACACCTCGGATGTATTGTCGTGTGACTGTTCCTCCACTTGGAGGTGGCTGGTGTTTGATGTGTGGTAATATTATCAATCTGCAAAGAGCAGCGCTAGAATCAGCCCCTGCTGAGATTAATACACTCGCTGCTGGTGCAGGTTATTTAGAAGGAATCAATGACCCAGCAGTATTTTGGTTAAATAGTATTTGCGCTAGTACAGGGGTCGGGGTAATTCATGGAATGGTCAGTGGTTTTCTGAATTTAGATTCTGGTCTTGACTGGATTTATGATTTTCCTAGTTCTAGTTGGCATAAGACGAATACAGAGTATTTAGAAACTCCTGATTGTTATTTTTGTTCATCCGCTTCTGATTTGAAAATTACTTTAGATGAAGATAAAATAATTATCTTCTAGTTCTAGTTCGATTTTAACTAGCTCTTGCTGATGGAAATTCCAGTTTCCAAGAGTATGTAAAACTTGAAAGTGTTGGTTCACTAAAAACTTCTTGCACAAATATTTGAAATACTTCCTAATCAACTTCCTTACTTTATAAATGGCAGGGTTGAGGTAGGATTTTGAGGATTCATGCAAGAAGTATATTCAGTACCTTGAAAACTCAATATATGGGAGACAATTACTATGAGTTTATCTCACCGTAATCATTCAAAAGATAATTATAATAGCTCTTTTGAACAGACTCAGAAGGAACCACCCTTGTGGAAATCTCCGCTAATTTGGCTCTGTGGTATTGCGGGAGCATTAATAATAGGAATTCCTCTGCTCATGGACGGGTTTACCCATCGGGTAATCAGCGTTTTAATGATAGATGTATCTTTGTCAAATCTACCTTACAAAGCATCCCTAGAAGCGCTTTGTCACCAATACATTGAGTATTTAGTGGAGGGTGATACTAATATTCAAGGAAAGTTTGCGGATAAGGTAGCTATATTGAGCAATCAGGAATTTCAAGAGCGCGATCGCTTGTTGCTACAAAACCAGTGCAAACAGATCGCCCTCCAACCACCCGGAATTGGTAAAGCTCAGGGAACTTCCTTAATAGATGCACTTACTCGTTTAGAAACAGAGATTCAGCATCAACAAAGCCAGGGGAATAATCAATCTGTAGCAGCAGTTATTGTGATTCAATCTGCTGAACTTGTCAATCATCAGCAAAAGATTTTACTCTCATTAAATCAAAAATTGCAAGTATTGTCCAGAAAGGAGGCGCTGTAGTAATAATTGGTCCAGCTGTCGATTTGCAAAACCAATTAAGCCGTCAACTGATGTCAGTTAAGAATACACAAATCTGCACATATGCTGACAATCAGGCTTGTCTGGATTGGCTCTTTCAAATAGTACGGAAATAGACCATTCCTGTAGTCTGCTAATCTGATTTTAGTAATCAATGGTTGATGGTTAAAAGTTATTAGTTATCAGTTATCATTTAATTTTTTTAGCTATTAACTATCAACAATCTTTCTCAATTTTATCAAGTAAAAAAAGATGATACCTGAAAAAATTTCATCAAAACGTAGAGCTAGACTTGAACATTGGCTCAAAACTTCCCAAACAATTCTTAAAAAAATGCCTGAATATGATCGCATATATATCATGACTGCTATTGAAGAATATGCTAAACATGATTTAGCCAAATCGCAGATTGCTAAATATAATGCTGTGTGCGATCGCCGATTATCACGCAACCAACGGCAAATTACCCAATTTATAGTCATTATAGCTGGAAGCTTGATATTTGCAATGGTGCCTCAATTACTTGCCAAACAAGCAGGAAGAGGACCTTTGGCAATATCAGCTGGGTTAGTCGGTGGTGGACTGGCTAGTTTCTATGCTCATGCTAATGCTACTAAAGTGCTAGTAGGAATCAAGCTAAAAAAAGATACACAAAATACTCGCAAAGCAATTCTAGAGAAGAAAAACTAAGGAGAAATTATGATTCAAGATGAATTCAATTACTCTCAAGATAATCCAGAAGATATCAATCATAAAACTCAATTAAATCTGCTCAATGATTTAGAGGAATGTCATTATAATAAACCTGACAAAGAAGCGCTGGTTATTAGTGTATCTCTTAGTGTCATTGAAGCAGTATTTGCCTTTTCAATGATTGCTTCAGCTGGTATTTTTATTGCTTCAATAATTGCCTTATTTCCTGTCGCTTTACTGTGGGCTATCAGTCACAAGATGGAAAGCCTACAGGATGTTCTCTCAACCCGATTGAAATTACTCTCAAACAACAGTTTCGCAGAGGAACAAGTTGAAGCAATTATTCAGAAGAAACTCTTAACAATAACCTACAAGTGACCTACATAGTATATTGTGGGATTAGGGTGAGCAAATTCGTCTGGCTTTACGCGATTTAAAGATTTGATTTTTGGTTGACAAAATCTCGACAAAAGCAGGTGATCGATTTATGGTTTGGTTATCAGCTTGATGTTTGGCAGAACGAAGCGGTGGCTAAAACCTGGGGGGTTCTGCCAAAAACGCTAGAACCTAGACAAGTAAATACTTTGAAGGTTTGAAGTGTCGAGATAAATGAAAAAATGTCTCAACAAGTGTGGCTGAAATTAACCTCTTTTTGAGATCTGCCAAAACCCGTTCTGAAACGCTTACTATGTAGCGTTTTCAGGGCACAGACCCGCACCGATTGTGTTAATTCGGTAAGGATGGAAACATTAAACGTGCAAACTCATTATTACCAATACCTAAGGTTCCCGCACCGATTGCGTTAATTCGGTAAGGATGGAAACTGCTGGTTGTGGTACTAGGATGGGTTGCTTTAAGACCCCGCACCGATTGCGTTAATTAGGATTAGTTGGAAACTAATCAGGTTTAAATTCCGAATTATCTTTTTGAAAACCCGCAGGGTCAAATAACCCTTTTGTGAACTTTATTATATTTGGCGTTGGCGATTTTATCACAACAGCTTAATAGGGATTTTTATTAACCTCTTCCTCTTTACCATAGCGATATAGTATTAATTTTCCTTGGTCAGAACGACAGCTAACCCGCACTCCTTGAGTTACTCGAAAATGGTCAACATTTCCCATATTTGTATACTTGTCATACTGCAAACCCCCATGTTTTTTGAGAATGCTAACATCACCATTAGATTCTTTTAATAAATAAGAAATTTTAGCGAGAGTTTCTTGGAGCTTTACTCTTGGTTGCTCCTCTCTTTCTTTATTGTAGTCAGCCTTAAAAGAATCTTGAAATTCTAATCTAGGGAAGGGAAGTAAATCTTCGCAAAGCAGGTCATTTTTACATTGATTCCAGATTAACTGTCCCCAAGTCGAAAGCGTCATTTTTTCATCAACTTCCGCTAGCATTGTTTCAGGAATCCCTTGGGTTTCACTAATAGAAAGTCCAGCACCAGCATCCAATAATGCTAGTTGAAGTGTATATGGTTTAATTAGAGAGATATCGACCGCAATGGGTAAGCGAGGAATAGTAATTAATTCAGATTTTTCTCCTTCAAATATATAAATTATTTCATCGGCATAGAACATCCCAATAGTATTGAGATAACCTTGTAAACTCTTAAAACTACCAACCAGATTAAAACAAATTTTGTATTTATTTTCTTTCAATGGTGGTATTGTATCCTGCAACCAAACAATTAATGCATCAATTCCCAAAGAAAAAGCTTCGGTACTAGCAGTAGAAAGCGCGCTTGGAGAATAAATACTAGTATTATTTAATCCTTGCTTTCTCAGAAAATCCTCAACAATTTTAGCAGTGATTTTTCCTTGGATTGTATCGGTAGCAACGAGAAAGTGAATATCTTCTTTTCCTTGGCTTAAATCCCCTTGATAAATACCATAAATTCCATTTAATTCTGCACTTGCACGACGAATTTGGGGGATCTTAGCACCTGCAAGTTGTTTATCGGCTCTTTGTTTAAGAGTTGCAATAATCTGCTGAACATCCTCTGGTGTTTTCTCCTCACTCAGATTTGCTGTATCCCGCAAGTGCGAATACCAGTCTTTTTCATCAGGATTAGCTCGGTTGATTTGATTAGTGAGTAAACTAGTACCAATAGTGGAAATAATAGCTCGACGCATGATTATTTTAGTAGGGTAAAGGTGAAAGATATTTTTATTTTCTGTTGCGATCGCATCTTATGGAGTCTCTTGCAAAAGTCCCAACTTGTCATGTTGAGTGTGATGTTTCAACTCTTGCAAGAATAAGGCGCAATCAATAGTCATCGAAATCATCTTGAAAAGAATCGTCATCATCATCTGTATCTGATGCTTCATGACTTGACTGCGGTTCTGGACAGTCCACTTCTTCAACTTTGTATGCTCCCCAAAGGAAACTTTCAGTTGAGCGATCGCACTGTTCTTCAATTCGCTGTAAGCTTTCTTCATCCACAGACTTCTGAGTTGAATCAAAGTTAAAACCGAAAGAATTATCGCTTGACATGATTTTTTCCTAAGCTACAAAATCTGATTAACGGGTTTAGATTCCCGACTTCTGCTGAGAAGTCGGGGATCTGGCTTCTCACGAATTAAAGATTATTATCTATTAAGAGTTCCCTGTTCTCTATTCCCCGTTCCCTTTTAAATTTCCAAGAAGATTAATCTCGACGGATAACTCTTTTGATGTCTTTATCCTCGTTCATTGCTTTCCTCATTTTTTCGGTAACTCCTAAAGCATTAGGAATAGTGTCTAGAAATAGCTTGGAATGAGAATAGTCACTGGTGAATACCCAAATATCTCCTAATAAAATTGGTTTCCTTCCTAAGCAACTTCTGCCAAAATCTATCAGTTGGTATACAAGACCTCTTTCTACCTTAATATCCAGTACCCGATAAAGTTCAACAAAATTGATTTCTTTCCAAAAAACGCCTGTTTTGGTAATTAGCCTTTAGCTGGTTAAGATATAGTTGGTAGATTTAATTTGCAGATATTTCCAAAATAAATATGGAAGAGGCATAATTGTCCAAAATAGAAGAATTAGCAGTAGATTCAAAAGTAAATTTTCGGTGAGAATATTGACTAAGGAGGGATGAAATTCTAGAATTCCATATTCTGCCGTTTTGGAAGTGATGATTCCTGCATTTCTTTTCATATGTATCTCTGCTCCAGATAGCTATGTAATTGCTTTTTCTGATTGCAATTGAAGTATGACATAGCAGTGGAAACAGAGATTTCCGATTCTGATATCAAGTTCGGCTAATTGCTTACGATATTATGCTTCGTTGTTGGGCATTGGTCATTGGTTTTTCCCATTACCTATTACCAGCCTACGCAACAGTATAAGTAATAAGAGCGAACATGATATAAGGTATTAAGATTGCGATCGCGGCCAAAGTTGCTGAAAACCTTTTGGTCGGTCTTGTTGTGAATTGAGAAATTGTAGAAACTGTCTTGACTCAGTAGAATCATCTGGAAAGAGTGTCATCAGTTCTAAGTATCCTGGGGTAGTTTTAGGAATAGGTTTGCTGGGATTTTGTGGATCTTTGACTAGGCGAACAAGGGGATACATGCGATGCCAGAGTCTACCAATGTATCCCATTTGACCAGTAATTGATGAACGGTAAATTGAACCCTCAGCCTGGACTCCCCTAATTGCCTCTTGGTAGGGGCCATGCAGCCAAAAGATAGCTTCAGAGTCTTCTTTGTCACTGGCTTGTCGTCCCCAGACTTGCACCGTTTGTGGATGCCAGGCTTCGCGCCAGGGAGCTTTTTGCCCACAATTGGAAGCTATGCCCTGAAGTTGCATCCACTCTTGGGCAGTTTGCCGCACTTTGTCAATAAATTCACCCACCTGTTCTAGTTTACGCACTTGCACATCTCGAACGAGCGATCGCTCCCCTGACCATTGCCAGTGACAGCCAATTAAAGGCTTATATTCATCCTCGTAGTATTCCTCGTAAAATAGGCGATGGTCTGCCCGTCGCCAGGATTTGCCAAAACCACCTAACACAAAAGCGAATCGCGTTAGATCCGCCACCAATTTTTTCAAGACTTCCTCATGTTGTGGGTCAGCAAGTTGACAAGCCAGCAACCACACCAATTCTCCTTCAACACTGTAAGTGGGCTGGGCATAGGAACCTCTGCCAAACGTTCCTATCTCCAGACGAGAATCCCGAAAACTCATACCCAGCAGCCCGATATTTCCATTACCTTGGACGCTACCAAACAGATGATTAACAATCCGATCTCCCATATCTGCATTAGTCAGCCCACCAAAAATTCGCAAAGCATGACCCCGCAAAGCTGCTCTGAAGACATTAGCGCGAAACTCTCCTGTCCCGTCAATTAGCTTGGCAGCTTGCCCCTGACCTTTGATGCGAGTACGGTAAATAATATTACCAGTATTTTGCTGTGGTTGTCCGTAGCCAGCACAGACGCGACAACCAATCCCCGTCGAAAGTGCTTTTTCCCAGATAATCCAGATTGTCTCCCATTCTGATGCTGCCAGTTCTTCGATACTGGAAATGCCAAATTGAAGTTCCGGTTTATACAGAGAAATCTGAATAAAAGCACCACCATCTTTGTTCCCTGTTTTAACTTGCCAATTCTGCTGCGGATGAACGATATCTACTAAGTTTTCAGTCCAGGCGGTATCAGTAGGATAGCCGCCATGAAAACGTAGGATACCAGGTTGCAATTCTCCACTAGCAGAAGTTTTGCCACAATAGTGTTCTGCTTGTTCTTTTGTGCAGGCGCGACGGAAAATACCCTTCATACTGCTACCTGGATAAAAGGGCCAGCCCCTCGCACCAATGACTGGGCGAATTACACCGTCATCCTGTCCACTATTAGTGATAAATCGCCAAGTCAAAGTGTAAGTGCGGGTTTGGACTTCAGCACTAGGTTCGGGAAGTTTGGGATAAGCCTTGTCTACCCATTCCGAAGCCCAACGTGTAGCATCCTGTTCTGGCGCACCAGGAACAAGCCTTTGGATTTGGCAACGTCCATTAATCTGCGCCCGAAACATCATCGGAACTTTTTTAGCTGGTTCGGGAATTACAGGCATTATTTGTCACCTTTATAACGTTGTGTCCACCAAACAATACAGTCACACAGTTGCGTCAGCACTGCTAACGCCACCCGTTGGTCAGCTATGTTCAATTGCCAGAGTTTATCGGACATTGCTTGAATCTCGTTAACATTGTTGATGTTGACAGGATCGTTGGGAATTTCAACTCCGGCCTTTGCCATAATTGCGACTAGTGCATCCCAAGTTTCTTTCCAATACTGAGACTTTTCCCGTTCTTTAGCTACAAGACGCAAATGTTCTCCCCAAAAACGCTCCAACCCGTAAGCAACCGCCATCCGCATTTTGTAAGATTGATTGAGAGACTTTTCATCTCGCTGTTTGGCATTTATTACCAATTTTTGTGCTTCTCGGTCTAGTCCGTAAGATTTCCAAGCCATTATTGATATGCTCCTCCCAAAGTAACTTGACAACGACCGAACCCAATTGACTCCAGGCCACCAAAATAAAGTTCATCAGATACATCATTACCAAAGGGTTTCCAGCCTGCTTCCTTCAGCGCAATCGGAAACACCAGAATACTTCCTTCGGGTAAAGCTTCCAGGTTGAAAAATGCACCGCCGTCTACTTTCTTTTCGGTATCTGACAGTTTTACCCGGCTTTGGCGGTAAAGCGCCATGTCATGCAGCATGGCAATATCATTGTTGGCTACTACAACCAAGTTGTCTGCATTCAAATTAGATCCAGCCGGTATCCAGGCTGATAGGTCTGCTTCATGCTCGATTTCGATAAAGCCCAGATTGAAAAACAAAACTTTACGATTAGTGTCAACTTGACGACCCTGCAAAGCTCTAGGTGCAGTATAAGGTTCGGGCAGAGTTGCGGAGATTTGAGTAATTTGCTTGTAACGTTTGAGCAGCCAAGGACAAGTAACCCAAACAATTGGTTGACCAGGACAGAAAACAGGTAGCCATACTAAAGAAGCATACTCAAATTTGACCAGTGCTTCGGTTGTCGTGTTTTCCTCTCCTGAGATAGCTTCATGACCGTACCATTTTCTTTCCATACCTCGTTCGTGCGATCGCATATCTGCACGGAAGCGACCACGAATTGAACTTCCAGGGATAATCGCAGTTTGGGTAAATTGGTCGCGGAAGATTAGGTTAAGATTGCCAGTTTCTTCACCCGCACTGGCTCCAACATGCAAAGGAGCCATAGTTTCGATGATACCGTAGGCTTTTTTGTACATTTATATTTCTCCAAATTAGTTTATTGCACTCGGTAAAGGTAGCGCCAAACCGCATCCCCAACGTTTGAGGGATGGGCCTTCTTTTGGGAACCACTCATCCGACCATTCTTGCCAAGGTTGATTTAGCGGTTCTTTCAATATGTAGACAGTACCCGCAGGAACGGCATAACGTCCGCGAGACAGGAGTTTGGGTTGATCGCGCTGCTGATTTTCACGATTTCCCAAGCGGTAACGAAAGGGTATAGGGCGTTCTGTTAGAAGGGCTTCGACTGACCAAACTTTTTGCTCATCGCTTTGTTGGTCTGGTTTAGAGTATTTCTGTTTATCGCCCTTTTGTAAATAAATAGGTTCTCGATAGGATAGGCGATTAGAACCCCAAACCCCAGGAGTAATTAAAGCAAAACTGTTTTTAATCGTGCGATTGATTTTAGTTGTGATATTTTGAGCTAAGTCAAGACAGCTGACATCGACCATGTGTCCTTCACCACCAAAGCGATACCAACCAGGCTCAAGTTTGGTGTTAGAAAAATAAACCAAACAAGTACCGGGTTCCATTTGGACTGAGTTTTCCAGAAACAAGCTACCCTGCGGTGCTTCTTGGTCATTTTTCTGTCTCACAACTCGACGCTCATCTAGTTCTAGTCGTGGATGTAAATGAGGTAAGAATTTCCAAGGAGCTTTTTTTACTTCTTTAGCTTCATCCCACTGATTGATTGCTAGCCAAGTGTTACTCTCAAATTTGTCGTTCGGAGGTTCTTTGTCCCCATCTCGCCAACCGTAGGATTCCTTATCCTGCTTATCTTTGTATTTTTTCCAGGTTAATTTAGCTTCAATTTTGCCATCTTTAACTAAATAGTTGCGTGGAGTGGGAACATAAAAGTTTTGCTCAGTTGGCTTCAACTCATCTGTGATTCCCCAGAAGGGGCCAGCCAAAAGTAAATCATGAATTTCTGCATCTGTGTAGGAGGCTGCAAATAAACCT
Above is a genomic segment from Fischerella sp. JS2 containing:
- a CDS encoding RAMP superfamily protein; translation: MPVIPEPAKKVPMMFRAQINGRCQIQRLVPGAPEQDATRWASEWVDKAYPKLPEPSAEVQTRTYTLTWRFITNSGQDDGVIRPVIGARGWPFYPGSSMKGIFRRACTKEQAEHYCGKTSASGELQPGILRFHGGYPTDTAWTENLVDIVHPQQNWQVKTGNKDGGAFIQISLYKPELQFGISSIEELAASEWETIWIIWEKALSTGIGCRVCAGYGQPQQNTGNIIYRTRIKGQGQAAKLIDGTGEFRANVFRAALRGHALRIFGGLTNADMGDRIVNHLFGSVQGNGNIGLLGMSFRDSRLEIGTFGRGSYAQPTYSVEGELVWLLACQLADPQHEEVLKKLVADLTRFAFVLGGFGKSWRRADHRLFYEEYYEDEYKPLIGCHWQWSGERSLVRDVQVRKLEQVGEFIDKVRQTAQEWMQLQGIASNCGQKAPWREAWHPQTVQVWGRQASDKEDSEAIFWLHGPYQEAIRGVQAEGSIYRSSITGQMGYIGRLWHRMYPLVRLVKDPQNPSKPIPKTTPGYLELMTLFPDDSTESRQFLQFLNSQQDRPKGFQQLWPRSQS
- a CDS encoding NYN domain-containing protein; translation: MKTNCRVLIFADADNTFFSAQSFNRKIDWHKIRDYLADPKEGRELIEMVIYIGLPPARERFEEQRKTKEKFVYWARSNGFLVVSKEGKAKGDEYETNVDVVMAMDAVELALEVKPDIVVLVTGDSDFAYLAEKLRKRGMRVEVASVEQSLGSELKNSANSVVDLIEVFDKFNAQNENQSYHRIGNANVFD
- a CDS encoding RAMP superfamily CRISPR-associated protein; the encoded protein is MYKKAYGIIETMAPLHVGASAGEETGNLNLIFRDQFTQTAIIPGSSIRGRFRADMRSHERGMERKWYGHEAISGEENTTTEALVKFEYASLVWLPVFCPGQPIVWVTCPWLLKRYKQITQISATLPEPYTAPRALQGRQVDTNRKVLFFNLGFIEIEHEADLSAWIPAGSNLNADNLVVVANNDIAMLHDMALYRQSRVKLSDTEKKVDGGAFFNLEALPEGSILVFPIALKEAGWKPFGNDVSDELYFGGLESIGFGRCQVTLGGAYQ
- a CDS encoding ThiF family adenylyltransferase, with product MNNQKKSPEVSLHIPPQMWSQFRQCMQKYQRRNEEVIGFLFCKRHQVSKHKIRYFPKAWVVPSGDCYERQSVSGLVLKQPFHWYLLKTYLSEGLNVVHIHTHAGQGIPDFSGVDDRYESEYAKFISSSFHQKPRLISGVFDESLQQYQFRIWDRNGLSFQRIKCYQSWFEVPESEDLLNNADLMFARQKVFGETCQKQLSELTVTLIGCGGIGSIFAELLERLGVKKWVLIDPDRLEAVNLNRTPGATQKMVDQQWYKVDYVKHLIKRIYSTGSCVKAIPTSVANESVKQEIAASDLIVVATDNHLSRQIAQELALEYMRPLVCLGTHIDVKSDNTPRMYCRVTVPPLGGGWCLMCGNIINLQRAALESAPAEINTLAAGAGYLEGINDPAVFWLNSICASTGVGVIHGMVSGFLNLDSGLDWIYDFPSSSWHKTNTEYLETPDCYFCSSASDLKITLDEDKIIIF
- a CDS encoding type III-B CRISPR module-associated Cmr3 family protein, translating into MSTVEELQNNSAKSKDFHRPPFKYLIAIEPLGLLYGSAGKFLSPENLVGRSGSYFPPSTATLSGLFAASYTDAEIHDLLLAGPFWGITDELKPTEQNFYVPTPRNYLVKDGKIEAKLTWKKYKDKQDKESYGWRDGDKEPPNDKFESNTWLAINQWDEAKEVKKAPWKFLPHLHPRLELDERRVVRQKNDQEAPQGSLFLENSVQMEPGTCLVYFSNTKLEPGWYRFGGEGHMVDVSCLDLAQNITTKINRTIKNSFALITPGVWGSNRLSYREPIYLQKGDKQKYSKPDQQSDEQKVWSVEALLTERPIPFRYRLGNRENQQRDQPKLLSRGRYAVPAGTVYILKEPLNQPWQEWSDEWFPKEGPSLKRWGCGLALPLPSAIN
- a CDS encoding CRISPR-associated protein, with the translated sequence MRRAIISTIGTSLLTNQINRANPDEKDWYSHLRDTANLSEEKTPEDVQQIIATLKQRADKQLAGAKIPQIRRASAELNGIYGIYQGDLSQGKEDIHFLVATDTIQGKITAKIVEDFLRKQGLNNTSIYSPSALSTASTEAFSLGIDALIVWLQDTIPPLKENKYKICFNLVGSFKSLQGYLNTIGMFYADEIIYIFEGEKSELITIPRLPIAVDISLIKPYTLQLALLDAGAGLSISETQGIPETMLAEVDEKMTLSTWGQLIWNQCKNDLLCEDLLPFPRLEFQDSFKADYNKEREEQPRVKLQETLAKISYLLKESNGDVSILKKHGGLQYDKYTNMGNVDHFRVTQGVRVSCRSDQGKLILYRYGKEEEVNKNPY